The Bacteriovorax sp. Seq25_V genome includes a region encoding these proteins:
- a CDS encoding conotoxin, with the protein MKKVILLFTLVLSIQGFAQSKGEVPKEVTAHIAKLLGLSANNTKSLTNNCSVGGSQCIFDNDCCSDNCLSGVCQAGYDGRTYGGGGCTFDSDCLSNNCFSGTCQEGTGCTSIGQCKFDSECCSGNCTNGQCGQSCVAEGDYCTMDIECCTGSCNYNTCTRPRRRGNDCE; encoded by the coding sequence ATGAAAAAAGTTATTTTACTATTTACACTTGTGCTATCAATTCAAGGATTCGCTCAATCAAAGGGCGAAGTCCCTAAAGAGGTTACCGCACACATTGCAAAACTTCTTGGCCTATCTGCTAACAATACTAAATCTTTAACAAACAATTGTTCCGTAGGTGGGTCGCAATGTATATTTGATAATGACTGCTGCTCTGATAATTGCCTCTCTGGAGTATGCCAAGCTGGTTATGATGGACGAACTTATGGTGGAGGAGGTTGTACCTTTGATAGTGATTGCCTCTCAAATAATTGTTTTAGTGGAACTTGTCAGGAAGGAACTGGTTGTACTTCAATTGGTCAATGTAAATTTGATAGTGAATGCTGTTCTGGAAACTGTACTAACGGACAATGCGGACAAAGCTGTGTTGCAGAAGGTGATTACTGCACGATGGATATAGAGTGTTGTACTGGAAGTTGTAATTATAATACTTGCACTAGACCTAGACGCAGAGGAAATGACTGCGAATAA